The Amphiura filiformis chromosome 8, Afil_fr2py, whole genome shotgun sequence genomic sequence acAATTACAAGCAACCTTCAACtcattttgactagagcgggcattaaattatttcacaacaatatttgattttataaataagtgaaagtGGAGTTGTACtccttgtttattcatcattattgttgatattatggtattaaagtcagaaaatggcaagaggtaattgaaagttattttaatggagaaaatcagaaacaaaaataaaataattaattattttgtgatttaCAATTTTGGACGGGGGCGGTAAACAGAAAACTAATAattaagtgcgaagggcctaaaggttgtaaataatggtattttacaagttgacctcaaatgaccttcaaccttattctcattcttaaacacttcaattcaaataaaaatattaatcatataatgaattttaatcaaattaaatcctacatttgacAAGGAATAACCCTGGGCTTAAAAtcaatcagtcctgttgttgctatgtgcctctgattggttcaaatagcaagtATGCATATAGCATCAACACGCACATGCTGAACCGTATTATATCATTATCATTCCATATGATAAGgcaaagaaccaataagattgcaggaactttctgaAGTGTTTAAAAATAACGTGTGTCCAATGCATAAGTTCCACAGGAATAGATGCATGACAATCTTAAGAGGCATGCATTTATCAAAATTTTCTCTTATCAAGAAATGGGTCCATGCCACTATAAAAGTTCCCTATCACTGTGCAAAATGACAGCTATTCAAATACAGTTTTCTGGTAGATGGCTCATTTAAGACAGACCACCacgatatgctaattagggtcaggggttacgggggttagggttagtaacccctgaccctaattagcatattgtGATGGTTAAAAATGAGACATTTACCAGTTTTCTCACCTATAATATTGGTTGATTCAAATCTTAATTTTCTTTGAAGACCATTATCTAGGGTAGTTATAAAAGGTGGGAAAAGGTAGGTCAAGTATAAAATGTTGATAGACAACCAGTCGAATGGGGTCGATGGTTTTAAATCACCAAGACCTGAATCCATATTACTTTTGTAGCTTTTTGAAAAGTGTTTTACaagatttttgtgtttgcttggttatTTATGATTTGACAACAAATTTAGCCCTAAACACAAGTTTTTATAGaattttcttttttcaatttGGAGAGGCcacatgttttatttttcatcaaaaaatttcAAAGCACAGACTTTCTGAAAATTGATGTCATGGATGTAGAAGTCATAGTAATTTATAGTCAGTTACCTACTTGTGGTACAGGAGCAGTATTTGCAGACAACATCTAAAACATGCATCAAAAACTGGTAATAAGTGGCAAGTACCAAGCATAATGTGTCCAAACAATTGGAttgatccatttgaaatccacaccccactGGGGAAGATTTAAAAGTATGGAAGATTTTAGAATTCCTTGCAAAATTTACTCACTTGAGGTAAAATTGTGTAAACTTCATAATggatttttataaattttaacaattttcaaTAGAATTTAGCACAAAACATGCAAATATTCCAGCTGTATAGTTTTAATCAAAGATAGcaatgaaatcttccacaggggggggctTTAAATGGAATTACCCATTGGACACTAGAATGAAGTATGCCTCTCTCATAAGTCTGCAAACATATCCTCATTTTTCTTAGCATTTCTTCTAGTCCTTCTTTTCCTCCCTCTTGTTGAGTCTGTTTGAGAATCATTGTGCGTATCTGTTATTGCACTTGTGCTGCTAGCGCCTTCCTCCAATACTGCGCCTTTTTCTTTTTGCTGAGAATCATTGTTCTCTTCCTCCCCTTTGTCTGTCTTGTTTTGATTCCCACCTACTCCAATGTTAACCCACTTACTCTTGGGTGATTTCCCTGATTTACCTTTTGATGACTTTGTCGTCTCTTTACCTCCTTTTGTGGAGGCAGCATTGTTTTCCAGTCCTGCATCCCCTTTTGAGGCAGCAACATTGCTGTCAAGTTCTGTACCCCCTTTAGAGGAGGCAACATTGTTTTCAAGTCCTGAATCCACTGGTTCCGGTACAATTACACTCTCAGGTCCAGTACTATTCTCTGCAGGAGTATCATCTCCATTGTTTTCACTTTCTTTATTGTTTTCATCTTTACCACCTGTCTCCCATCGTGTACCTTTCCTTGCACTTGTCCTTGTGTCCCTACTTTGATCACCAGAGGCACTCACCTCCATGGCTtcctcaacatcatcatcatcatccccatCATCAAGAACTACCGAACTGGTAGGCAACTGTTCTTTCACTTTTTTCGgttgtaatttcatttgtatCTTTGGTCTTGTTTCTGTGGCTGGATTGGGTGCAGCAGTAGCTATTAAAGTAGCTGCAGTTACCGTAGATGTTGTTGATGTACTACTTATTGACACAGTATCTGTTTGGATTGTACTTGAGGATGGAGATGATGAAGGGAATTGTACCTCAACAGGTGACAATGGGTTATCTTCACTACCGGGTGACAGGATCTCAATGCAGTCCTCCTGCGCATCAGCTTCATTGTCACCATCTGCTGGTTTGCTCATGACGTCATCCAATGCTTCAGTTCCACCGCTTACCCATTGTGTCGGCATGTTGGAATTCGAAGACGACGCTCCTCCACTCTCTTGCTGCTGGACCTTGTCAAACCTTGCTTTCGCTCTCTGCCATCGCTGATTTTTACGTCCTTGAGTCATGTACTGTGCTTGGTCCATGGACACGCCGACTCCTGCACCGAGGCCTGCATTCTTGTTGTGAACCAGCACTTGAATCTAGTTGGGGGAAAAAATTATGTTAATGCACAACATTATCACTTGCATATGAACTCAAAATATCAAATTCGTAAGAATTCAATGCTtctgtaaattaaattaaataacttCTTGAAGTTAGGAAACATAACTCTAGTCATTATTACAAAAGTTTACTTTTTAaaaaagcctacaatgttattagcataTCTATAAAGTTATTAACAGAACAAGTTTTTATGGTAGCAAAGAAGAGGGAACAacattttatactttttgaaccaaactaTCACTTGTCCACCCTATATGATATTTGGGGCACCCTGTATATCAATTTACGAGTTGCAAAATTGTCTTCCTTACACTTTTATCTTTATGATGATATAAAAATTGTAGGTTTCTGACAAATCTGAGATGAATTACAATCATTTTTGTGTGAAAGCATGTTTGGCCTCCAATTCACTGCAAATGACcctatttttatttattgtgcgtATAATACATGTAGGAAATTATCCAACTTACCGGTTCTTTGATGCCACTGTCTCCTTTTCCAAGTCCTTTGCCTTCCTTCCATCCCATCTTCTCTAGCATTTTACGTCCAACGTTAGTGTCACTGATGGCTCTGTTGACAATTGTTAAACAGAAATTTGAGTATTAAACTTGTAATCCGAGGCACAGACCTTTAACtgttattattttaatgaaaCCCACTCACTCAAGAAAGAACAATGTAAACCTGAACTGCATCATGAAACACACAAGTCTgggtatataaaaaaaatatctcGCTACATTATTTATCGATGACGCTCTTCCGCCTTGATCACGTTTTATCATGATCAATTTATATTCCTGGTCGACCCCCCATGCTTATTGCAGAGCAACTCAAGGACAACTATGCATGTGGCTCTCTCATTTACCTGTTAAACCTGATGAACAATATCCATGTTTAGTTAAAGTTAGGAATGCCTTAGTATTTTGGAATGAGTTGAAGAAGAACAATACCTTGCTGGTAAGTAGAAATAAGTTTGGTTACGTAACACCTTGCAAGTCGACTCTTATTTTGGAGGCAAGGGCATTTTAACTAGGACTGTAATTGACTGATAACATTACATTTCAATTATACGTCAAGTGCAAAAGGTGCTGAGCTTATTCAATACCTGGTGTAACACACCCCTTCAACATAGACAAGCATTCATCGATATGATTTTTAACATCACCATCTAAAGTAAATTTGTTAATACTTTTGTGGTCTTTGTTGTGTGTTAAGCATACACGAGTATTAATGCAGAAGTGCTAAACAATCACATTGTCGACAAtcattggctgatcaacggtatTGACAACAAGACGTTTGACCCATTGGTCATCAGCGCGTCAACCACACCTCTTCTACTCGATCGATAAACACCAGCAAGTACATGGACTACAAATGTATCAAACAATTTACTTTATTTTTCACCGTACCACACTTAGATTAAAATTGCAAACCCCATGGGCGCTACTGGCCAAATTAGCAGCCTGTAAGAACTATTTAGATCGGTTACATAGAGAACTAAAGAGATGCCACTcaagtttcactcaaaaaacctgaaacagGTGAGAAAAACATGACAAGCCATGCAAATGCAGGACAAAAAGCCAaaggggctgaaaataaataaaaatgcaggaATTTGGACTTGCAAAAAACCtgttaaaacctgaaaagtggcatctctgagaCTATATCATTTATTGAACCAATCatagatatggtaagaataatcAGTGGGGCTGATGGAGATCAAACTGAAAATTACTAGGATATCTAAAAGctcttattttgattggttactcagatgaccATATCACATAACTAGccaatcagaggcactgtaagaaaggcagtagtgtccATGGGGTTAACTTACCTATCAACTGAAGCAGGTGCATCATCAGGCTGATAGGGATTATCACTACCAACAGTTTTCCTCCTAGCCCCAGCTCTATCAACATATGATGAGTTACTGCTAGATGGGTCCTGCTGTTGCACATAATTGTCTCTTGCAAGATTATACTTCTTCTTTAGTTTTCTCAGCTCCTTTCTGCGCATTTGTTCCTTATCTGCTGCCGAGACGACGGTGTATGTAACTGAAAGCCAGATGACCAAAAGAAATATGTTAAATATGTTACcatatttttgtacacattttttcaaacatagcaGATTGATTAAAGAAAATACATCCATTACTTCAGTCTCTGCTGACCTCCACATTTCAGAGGTACATAATGATCTCCATAAGCCTGGTTGACAAATTTGACAAACCAAACTATTTATAGTTGATGATGTTGGTTTGTTTACATGTCATCAAAAAAGGTCCTTAGTGTGAATTCACAAAAGAGTGTGCTTTGAGTTGAATAAGTATACTAATGAAAAACATAATCTGAAAGAATGTCACCTatgcacactttacaggaatttgcTGATCACTGTTGCCCAAGACACACCATATAAACCCTGTCTATGCTCAAGTGTCTGAGTCATGTCATACACAGTACGTGACATTCCAGCCTGTCACAGAGGAAGAAGTTTGTAAAGTCATATCCGAATCTCCGACTAAGACTTGCAATTTGGATCCCATCCCCACGTGTCTTTTAAAGCAAGAATTACTCGAGGTGTTGCTTCCCGCTATTACAAGACTCGTGGCGCTTACGCCGCCCAGGGTCAGTTTCCTGCTTCATTTAAGAAAGCATGTGTGATTCCACTCATCAAGAAACCCAATGCAGACCGTAGCGATCTCAAAACTATCGTCCTATATCGAACTTGAGCTTTATCTCAAAGGTCACTGAGAGAGTTGTCGCGTCTGCACTTCAAAATTACCTGAAACTAATGGACTGTATGCAAGTAGGCAATCGGCCTACCGTAGGTGTCATAGTACCGAAACTGCCCTTGTAAGAGTTCACAATGATCTCCTGAGAGCTCTTGATGAAGGGAAAGAAGGTATTCTTGTCCTGCTTGACTTTTCGAGCGCCTTTGATGTCATCAACCATCAAAAATTTCTTAATCGGCTCACCCGAAGGTATGGTATCGGCGGAAGAGTGCACGACTGGTTTGCATCGTATATATCTGGGCGAATGCAAGAAGTTATAATCGGCAATCAAGTCTCGGAACTGCAACAGTTACATCAAGGTGTTCCTCAAGGCTCGGTAGTTGGCCCACTCTGCTTTGCTATGTACGCCGGGCCTTTGCAGGACATTATCAACATGCACGGACTTGAATGTATGAAATACGCTGATGATACCCAGATATACATTGTGTCCAAAATGTCTGAAAGATCAACAAAGCTTTCACAGCTGGAACAGTGCATAAGAGACATCAAAGCGTGGACAGTTGAAAATAGACTCCTGCTGAATGATGAAAAAACCGAAGTTATGCACATCTCGTCAAGATTTCGCAATCATCTACTCTCGCAAGTCACAATCGCTTCTGCTTCTGTAAACACCGTCTCAAGCGCCAGGAACCTTGGAGTTGTTATGGATGACTCTCTTCAAATGACAAAGCACGTTAACAACATCTGCCGTGTTGCGTCCATGTCGTCGGAAAATCGGTCAAATACGCGATTATCTCGACCAATGTGCTGCAGAAAGACTTGTCCACGCATTTATCACTTCACGTCTGGACAACTGTAACAGTTTGTTATTCGGCCTTCCAGATTCGCAGATCTGTAAGCTGCAGCGTATTCAAAACATGGCCGCCAGACTTGTTACCAGGAAAAGAAAGTACGATCACATAACCCCAATCCTAGACTCATTGCACTGGCTTCCTGTAAAGAAGCGTGTCATTTACAAATGCCTTTTACTTACATATAAGGCACTTCACGGTCTTGCACCATTTTACATAAGTGAACTTATTCAACCGCATATTCCAAGCCGCAGTGGTCTTCGTTCTGCAGATCAAAACCTTCTCTGTGTCCCGCGATATGCCACCATTTCTTACGGACTTCGGTCTTTTTGCTGTCGCGGCCCGAGATTGTGGAATCAATTGCCCTTGAACATTAAGAATGCTGCCACCATCTCGCAGTTCAAGGGCCTACTCAAGACTCATCTGTTCCGGTTAACCATCACGGACTGGCTCGTTTAATTCACTGTTTGCTGGACTCATGTTATTCTCTGATTTGTCTATTTTGATTTATTGTGTAatttacttatcatgcttatgtacTTATGCTTGCCTTTGTGGTAGGCCTGTGTCTTTTATATGGTTGCCAATATGATATGTCTTTtacttttgtatatatattttatatgctTGCCAATATTGTTATCATTGTTGTAGCTTAAGATAGTACTTTTAAGATATTTTATATTTGTAGTTTAGTATATCATTGTAAGGTGCCTTGAGGTCAGTTCTGGCATAAGGCGCCACATAAAtgcgtttttattattattattattatttatttagcaACCACTTATTTTGCAGCTAAGAACAGAGAATAACACCTTTATACTGATTGAGTAACCTGACTGCTTAACAGTCTCAATAATTTTGACTTACAGCCTTGGCATGCAGTGACTTGAGCATTAGTGAGAACATACACACCTTGATTATTTTCTGGGTTGAGTTGTGCTATAAGTGCCTGTACTTGTCCTGGTTCACATTCATCACATGTGTCAGTACCCGGATGGATGTGTACCCTCAGTGTAGTACTGCCTACTGTGAGGTAATCTTTGTGTGATACTGGATGGGGCTCACTCACAGAACGAGCCTGAAAATATAAACACATTAATAACATGATTGAAGTTTAAAATTTATGATCCAAACACAGTGTTCATATATAcgcgctatataacagcatgtgtgattggtcgataggcgggcataagcTAGGTATATGCCTGGCTTTCCGGTCGTAAACAAGCCATATTAGAACCAATGGACGCTTGGGAGTACGATGTACGCACATATGCACGCAAGCTATTTATGCAAAGCGCGAGTGATGAACGCGAAGTTCACACACATCCAAACACAATGGACTAATGAGGAGGTAAACATTTTCTCACAATTAGCGATGGAAAAACTTTTTAAAAggataaggaactggtagtttttagtctaaaataatggtatttttaATTGTGGAGGATATTGACAGCACGCAGAATGTTGCGTATATATGAACGGTGTTCATTcagatattttcatgactaaacgttgtttatgcccttgGGCATAAACCatcatttagtcatgaaaatatatgaatttaTTCCCATCTCAGAACTTTCTGATGGTGTATCCATCTTTCATCTGCAACAGTGATATGTGATCTGCATCTTCAGGTAATGACTTTTTTGACAATGATCCTTCATAAGTTTTGTAGATTCCTGTAAGTCTGCACCTGCCCCCGTCCTTGTGGAGTGAAGGCTTATTAACAACCCCACAACTTTCGCCTTTAGTTAGTTGTGATATGTGGTGTGTAGCAGTTAATCATCCGtggagaaatttatttttttcacgAATTTCCTAAACAACATATGTAAATTTGATGATCCAACAAGGATAATATTGGTAACACTCCATACTTTGTGATTCTGAGTTTCAATTAGGATATTCATCCTTGCAAGTAAAGGCAAGGAGCGAAActacaatcaacaaaattaatgtgggcacactctggcatactaaatgtaaatcaccacccctctcccccagttcaatgttgatgaaagcactttttttccattgggctctccaggctccccaacattgattgagggggaatgggggagggaaggggaaagaaggtttgtacttctcctcaaacatagttatactaatttcactgaaccaTCAGAGCaacaatgaagagttccaacatattgtcaaggtgtgccaactattaattttgttgattgtagCTCCAGTGCCAATGTTTCAGAAACACCCTgtacaatataaatatatttaccTTTGATAGCATTTTTCCATTAATGAGTGTCCCATTCTGGCTGCCCAAGTCTGTAATACTGTACTGTTTCAAGACATCATTGTATTTAATCTGTGCATGCTGTTTGCTTACACCAAGCTCTGGTATGGTTACCACATGATTACTGCCCTCTCTAGGTTAACAAACAAAGTCAAACAAATTGAAAACGGTGATCAATAGAATTTTGTTTCGCACATTTGTGATCTGTTAAAATGATATCTGTTACAAAAATTCCTTTATTTAGGCCATCGGTGCTTGGTTCTATTTATGAAATATCAAGTAACTGAATATTGTTAGTTGATAACATTTGATCTTTGTATTTAATGcattgaccaatacaaatttagcattaattctgattaattaatcGATAGTTCATTAATTATAAGCATCAACGGCCGACTCaatgatcaaacaaatttggatcATGGCCATTAATTTGTCCCAACCAAGTTAAACTATATATTTTACTGATGCTTAAAGCCTTAAAGGAAACATAAGGGTTTttagaagttgtttgctctgggtgggattcaaacctgAGACACCTAACATGCCAAGCACTATGTCGACAATTAGCCACGGGTCTTTCGCTGGCCGGGCCAATGAAAGCATGAATATACTTATCCTATACTTAGgatgattgcatcatcacatcatgtgagatgcacacacacacagtgcatatatcaagtagtactttgtagtactcaggcgtgCTGGGTTAAAATTAACAAATTGCTTGGGAAAATAAGTCTATGGATAATAACAAAACCATCCCAAACCTGCAACATTTGATTGATTTAACAAATAAGATCTTGTTTTCTTTCAATTCACCCATTTTATCTTGGCCTCACCTGCCAATGGTACCTCCAGTACAAGTAACAACAAACAATGATCCCAGCTGTATCTTGTCTGACCTGGTAACAATCATCCTGATGCATGGAGGGAATTCCTGTCTCACTGCATATGAATAAATTAgatcaaataatataaataaacatgtttctagTCACAAAAAGAGAGAGGTCTGATGCTCACCTGTTCCCCAGCACAATTAAATTAATCTATCGTACCTTGATGGCGAAACGTATTGGTGTATCCTTTGTGTAAGATGATTAATAAAATATCACAGAAAATTGTGCATAATTTATATAATGTATATGCTAAGTTCTGTGCTCTCTTCCCCCAAGGATAACCCAAGTACCTCCATCAACTACCATGACTGTTGAGGTGCCAATTACCGTATCATCAAATGTTGTTGATGCTACAACAGTTCATACAGCTGGGAAGCATATAAATTAAGGAATGGAAACTTACATTTCTCATTAAAGCTGTTATATTGTGATTATAGTTTGCAGTCCAATAACAACTGACTGATAAAACTTAACTGATTTAAGTGTTTGGAAGTTTTTTATTTTGAGGGAAAAATACAACATGTAACATTTTTAAATGGTGTCATCTTTACCAAGTTGAAGAAATCAAATCCAATTTTCATACTGCATCTCTCTCAATCAAATTAAAACTAATTCTACTTTTCATCATCACTTACCCGCCACAACTTCCGCTATCACATCACTCTCGCACTCTGAGCTCTCCTCACTGGAGGAAAAATCTGCTGAACTATCAGACAGTTCGCCTTCCTCCATCTCCGAATCGTCATCCTCTGAATCAAGTATGGTGATTTCTTCAATGTCTTCCTTTCTCTTGCTCTCAACCTCCATAATTTCATCGTCACCTACGATGCGAGATTCTTCATCAGGAGACCCTTCTGTAGCCTTTTCTGAAACAGGTGGGGTTGTCTTATCACCGGATGctcctgctgctgctgctgtaacTGATGCTGCTGTTGCTGTAACTGATGTTGTTGCTTCATCATTTTCTTTGTCTCCTTGGGGTTGAGCAGTTTGTTCTGATTCTGGTCCTTGCTTTTCTACTTCTGTATTACTTTCCTGTAAAGAACCCTCTTTTGCGGATGCTTCTGTCTCTTTACTTTTGACTTGTTCAGAATCAGAGCAGGCATCATCATCAGACTGCTTGTTGTCGGCTGGATCTTTACAAGTCTCATTTTCAGCCTCTGCACTTGACAAACTTTCTTTATCCTTGgtcttttctttgtttgtttgctttgtctTCTCTTTCTCATTCATCTCCTCTTGCGTTTTGTTTTCAGAATTGTTTGCATCTTTCTGTTCACTTGAGCTTGTTTTCGATGACTTCTTAGATGCTTTCTTTTGGCTAGTTTTCTCTTTcggagatgatgatgattttga encodes the following:
- the LOC140159466 gene encoding uncharacterized protein, translating into MEEEPMEIEAGSSKMSNSSNENSCDASHSNIINDVGDGKGAKETSDNDVTSVRNKSEPATDSVSVEPTNEAVSSSENSQEKTDEMINDSSVKDQCDESTSNPKIVTVESASNMDEATKELSDKEGQSVDPGSVEQTVSGSKAASDKESVPGSTNVNEGQAEPEDASKLTDNMESLVDEPVSVNQTIAESKDKQEQSKSTTSSELSEDNQPAKHDNQEDSDQEIFESIDLDAEDEGKGHDSGGRSDDDEGVQEIHDVEPDYEEEGNTVGDLREEKVGEADHAPNKDGFLSYEAKIQDLTKKVTSLQSELEETRKKLTRAEKKLNRSRRHKESAESYNYDLRRRVKHLKKEVHRFRKAAKKTFAEVGCQTMPTESSGGALAEADHDDVIEIPSTSTGGLGIGSSRGHGGWGYGDDHHHQSLADSLKATAEAALSNSGYVLDQTSGLYYDYSTGYYYDPVNHLYYDPNTGVYYYYDQGSRTYQFHSQVTVDPTGMLPLVSDRPRRGKRKKDRRQRESTPEYNDLEAAMSNLSITSWSDLSTTSGSPSSPSQVAYQGQPTRNYQPIGMQNCNYLLLFFLLFLPKLLLHPSIHLSGFINTAQREVGEDGMECEVIEVLDDDSPENKRPKKSRRKSTKGKKAPHTTTTSEDPTNKETDDKELTSKDEQSKSKDADNSKSSSSPKEKTSQKKASKKSSKTSSSEQKDANNSENKTQEEMNEKEKTKQTNKEKTKDKESLSSAEAENETCKDPADNKQSDDDACSDSEQVKSKETEASAKEGSLQESNTEVEKQGPESEQTAQPQGDKENDEATTSVTATAASVTAAAAGASGDKTTPPVSEKATEGSPDEESRIVGDDEIMEVESKRKEDIEEITILDSEDDDSEMEEGELSDSSADFSSSEESSECESDVIAEVVAVRQEFPPCIRMIVTRSDKIQLGSLFVVTCTGGTIGREGSNHVVTIPELGVSKQHAQIKYNDVLKQYSITDLGSQNGTLINGKMLSKARSVSEPHPVSHKDYLTVGSTTLRVHIHPGTDTCDECEPGQVQALIAQLNPENNQVTYTVVSAADKEQMRRKELRKLKKKYNLARDNYVQQQDPSSSNSSYVDRAGARRKTVGSDNPYQPDDAPASVDRAISDTNVGRKMLEKMGWKEGKGLGKGDSGIKEPIQVLVHNKNAGLGAGVGVSMDQAQYMTQGRKNQRWQRAKARFDKVQQQESGGASSSNSNMPTQWVSGGTEALDDVMSKPADGDNEADAQEDCIEILSPGSEDNPLSPVEVQFPSSSPSSSTIQTDTVSISSTSTTSTVTAATLIATAAPNPATETRPKIQMKLQPKKVKEQLPTSSVVLDDGDDDDDVEEAMEVSASGDQSRDTRTSARKGTRWETGGKDENNKESENNGDDTPAENSTGPESVIVPEPVDSGLENNVASSKGGTELDSNVAASKGDAGLENNAASTKGGKETTKSSKGKSGKSPKSKWVNIGVGGNQNKTDKGEEENNDSQQKEKGAVLEEGASSTSAITDTHNDSQTDSTRGRKRRTRRNAKKNEDMFADL